In a single window of the Aminomonas paucivorans DSM 12260 genome:
- a CDS encoding CHASE4 domain-containing protein, whose amino-acid sequence MNLREKTFLRLLLLTCLSFGVLFLLTLAHTQKTLYRLETQQAQESLDRLGRVLALRLENLDTTCADWAAWDATYAFMADGNERYRQENLMEETFTTLRLGYLLFARPDGTLLYGKGFDRELDRPLPVPGTLRERLLPGGPLQDIPPGKSRRGLWVTPQGIYLVAARSILNSQFQGPSRGTLVMMRPLDASELRSISSEMGFPVSARPFSVGQPPVDFSFITSGFTSRTDTRLIVPVNDDTLSAYVLLKDLFGEVAVMAKVDLPRWIALQTRQTLLLHLLSILGAGILTVGCFLLGVERGILQRLRDLRDQVQRFDPNSPQVPSPCPAGDDEIAQVGRGVESLMEQARERGRSEQEQRDIMRQVLDQIRDMVLFCSLEGEVTFANEAFRRQVGGTRQQAAGRPIWNLVHPEDQETFREGLHRLLLGEPLEAPLSCRILTLRGPLRVAFLANLVRDRNGTPKEVALSARETDEGPRSLR is encoded by the coding sequence GTGAACCTGAGAGAAAAGACCTTTCTTCGTCTGCTGCTTCTCACGTGCCTTTCCTTCGGGGTCCTGTTCCTCCTTACCCTGGCCCATACCCAGAAGACCCTCTACCGCCTGGAGACCCAACAGGCCCAGGAGAGCCTGGATCGCCTCGGCCGGGTGCTGGCCCTGCGCCTGGAGAACCTGGACACCACCTGTGCGGACTGGGCTGCCTGGGACGCCACCTACGCCTTCATGGCCGACGGGAACGAACGGTACCGTCAGGAGAACCTGATGGAGGAGACCTTCACCACCCTCCGGTTGGGATACCTGCTCTTCGCTCGCCCCGACGGGACCCTCCTCTACGGCAAGGGGTTCGACCGGGAACTGGACCGCCCCCTTCCCGTCCCGGGAACCCTTCGGGAGCGGCTGCTGCCCGGAGGCCCCCTCCAGGACATCCCCCCGGGGAAATCCCGCCGGGGCCTTTGGGTCACCCCCCAGGGGATCTACCTGGTGGCGGCCCGATCCATTCTGAACAGCCAGTTCCAGGGTCCCTCCCGGGGAACCCTGGTGATGATGCGCCCCCTGGACGCCTCGGAACTCCGCTCCATCAGCTCCGAGATGGGCTTTCCCGTGTCCGCCCGCCCCTTCTCCGTGGGGCAGCCCCCGGTGGACTTCTCTTTCATCACCTCCGGCTTCACATCCCGAACGGACACCCGGCTCATCGTGCCGGTGAACGACGACACCCTCTCCGCCTACGTCCTCCTGAAGGACCTCTTCGGGGAGGTGGCGGTGATGGCCAAGGTGGACCTCCCCCGGTGGATCGCCCTCCAGACCCGCCAGACCCTTCTGCTCCACCTCCTGTCCATCCTGGGGGCGGGCATCCTGACGGTGGGGTGCTTCCTCCTGGGGGTGGAGCGGGGCATCCTCCAGAGGCTTCGGGACCTCCGGGACCAGGTGCAGCGCTTCGACCCGAACAGCCCCCAGGTCCCCTCCCCCTGTCCCGCAGGGGACGACGAGATCGCCCAGGTGGGCCGGGGCGTGGAGTCCCTGATGGAGCAGGCCCGGGAACGGGGACGGAGCGAACAGGAGCAGCGGGACATCATGAGGCAGGTCTTGGACCAGATCCGGGACATGGTGCTCTTCTGCAGCCTGGAGGGAGAGGTCACCTTCGCCAACGAGGCATTCCGCCGCCAGGTGGGAGGGACCAGGCAGCAGGCCGCGGGAAGGCCGATCTGGAACCTGGTGCACCCGGAGGATCAGGAGACCTTCCGGGAAGGGCTTCATCGTCTCCTCCTGGGAGAGCCCCTGGAGGCCCCCCTTTCCTGCCGCATCCTCACCCTGAGGGGCCCCCTCCGCGTGGCCTTCCTGGCCAACCTGGTGCGGGACCGGAACGGCACTCCCAAGGAAGTGGCCCTTTCCGCCCGAGAGACCGACGAAGGGCCTCGATCCCTCCGGTAG
- a CDS encoding ABC transporter substrate-binding protein — translation MGTSLRRVLWLCLCLLLAIPCRCWGGEILVGVVGSFSGRYGTLGVTSAQGAILALEERNARGGVRGDKVRVLLGDDGGRPDRAASVDQALLDRGVRVFLGHTITQTTAAVLPLLNRSGCLLLSATVSSPVLSGKEDALIRIVPGSTGAASDLARVGLRRGLRRVACVWDRGNAVYALPWQEDFFRELRQGGGTPLACLSFLKDEKTSFDDLAREILRPQTDGVLLVARPLDTALLAQRLRLQGYRGGILCATWGVGPELIPYGGRGVEGLLSVHLAHPQGRTREGDFPRRFQDRFGVPPSWASLMGYEAASVLLEALEAVGEDPLALRRWMVNRTYRGLEGSFSVDRFGDGERATRVFELRDGVFREVFP, via the coding sequence GTGGGGACCTCCCTTCGTCGTGTGCTCTGGCTTTGTCTGTGTCTGCTCCTGGCGATCCCCTGCCGTTGCTGGGGGGGGGAGATCCTGGTGGGGGTGGTGGGGTCCTTCTCGGGGCGCTACGGCACCCTGGGGGTCACGTCGGCCCAGGGGGCGATCCTGGCCCTGGAGGAGCGCAACGCCCGGGGCGGGGTCCGGGGGGACAAGGTCCGGGTCCTTCTGGGGGACGACGGGGGGCGACCGGATCGGGCCGCGTCGGTGGACCAGGCCCTGCTGGACCGGGGGGTGCGGGTCTTTCTGGGGCACACCATCACCCAGACCACCGCGGCGGTCCTTCCCCTCCTGAATCGCTCGGGCTGCCTGCTCTTGAGCGCCACGGTCTCCAGCCCCGTCCTCTCGGGGAAGGAGGACGCCCTGATCCGGATCGTCCCGGGGTCCACCGGAGCCGCCTCGGATCTGGCGCGGGTGGGGCTGCGCCGGGGATTGCGCCGGGTCGCCTGCGTCTGGGACCGGGGGAACGCGGTCTACGCCCTTCCCTGGCAGGAGGACTTCTTCCGGGAGCTTCGCCAGGGCGGGGGGACCCCCCTGGCGTGCCTCTCCTTCCTCAAGGACGAGAAGACCTCCTTCGACGACCTGGCCCGGGAGATCCTGCGTCCCCAGACCGACGGCGTCCTCCTGGTGGCCCGGCCCCTGGATACGGCCCTGCTGGCCCAGCGGCTGCGCCTCCAGGGGTACCGGGGGGGCATCCTGTGCGCCACCTGGGGGGTGGGGCCGGAGCTGATCCCCTATGGAGGACGGGGGGTGGAGGGGCTCCTGTCGGTCCACCTGGCCCATCCCCAGGGGAGGACCCGGGAGGGGGATTTCCCCCGGCGCTTTCAGGACCGTTTCGGCGTCCCCCCCTCCTGGGCGTCCCTGATGGGCTACGAGGCCGCGTCGGTGCTCCTGGAGGCGCTGGAGGCGGTGGGGGAGGACCCCCTGGCCCTGCGGCGCTGGATGGTCAACCGGACCTACCGGGGCCTGGAAGGTTCCTTCTCCGTGGACCGCTTCGGGGACGGAGAGCGGGCGACCCGGGTCTTCGAGCTGCGGGACGGGGTCTTCCGGGAGGTGTTCCCGTGA
- a CDS encoding diguanylate cyclase domain-containing protein, with the protein MKSRSLQGVLAGAFFLMILLPLAGVTFWGGRVLRSHLGGFGDREVMVLARSIAEEAGVYLQGPERFLALLSQTLSQGDGSSADLERRLGEQVEATGYFHRVLLLDPRGRVVLSSPKNRDLVGIDYSRQPFFLPEARAPYWTSPQMDPETGDLVVALGVPWPGGVVVGLVSLQWLGERLERISREGGVDLILQDRQGGVVFRSGAPEGSLRGPVERGDRGPLRLARPFDREEDGVLYRCGSAEVPGVGWRATVCRSMADLMAPTRRMERILEFLLLGGLALAIGVAWGILRWVRRPLRRLERLSQSLAEGKVPEDLKSPQEGFREIAQVERAFEAMVQAIHRREEALRVSEERYALAMKGSNEGLWDWDILEGRLYVSPRWKEILGLDPEEPMDRMAQWEARIYPEDRDEVVASLSAAMAQEEIQYDQTFRMRHGDGEDRWVRCRGVARYDGEGNPVRMAGSMGEVTGQVETEKQLRLAASVFENAQEGILVADREGTILSVNRALCGMTGYAPEELRGQNPRILKSGVHDDAFYKTLWDAILNQGSWQGEIWNRHKDGRVYPEWLTISAVRDYTGRILNFVGITRDLTERKRYEERIAHEATHDALTGLPNRRHFLESLQHHLALADRAGDLLGVLFMDLDGFKGINDTLGHDVGDRLLCAVAERLQHCVRASDLVARMGGDEFTFLLPQLHGREDMKGVAGKILLAFREPFALGKDTVRVSASIGGALFPLDDRDLQGLLKLADMAMYRTKERGRNGFTGAEELLGREQEAGRGVRTDEDPGSGR; encoded by the coding sequence GTGAAGAGCCGAAGCCTGCAAGGGGTGTTGGCGGGGGCCTTCTTCCTGATGATCCTCCTGCCCCTGGCGGGGGTGACCTTCTGGGGAGGACGGGTGCTTCGTTCCCACCTGGGGGGATTCGGGGATCGGGAGGTGATGGTCCTGGCCCGGAGCATCGCCGAGGAGGCGGGGGTGTACCTCCAGGGCCCAGAGCGCTTCCTGGCCCTCCTGTCCCAGACCCTCTCCCAGGGGGACGGCTCCTCGGCGGATCTGGAGAGGCGGCTGGGGGAACAGGTGGAGGCGACGGGCTATTTCCACCGGGTCCTCCTGCTGGACCCCCGTGGCCGGGTCGTCCTTTCCAGCCCGAAGAACCGGGACCTGGTGGGGATCGACTACTCCCGGCAGCCCTTCTTCCTGCCTGAAGCGCGCGCCCCCTACTGGACCTCCCCCCAGATGGATCCGGAGACGGGGGACCTGGTGGTGGCCCTGGGGGTGCCCTGGCCGGGGGGAGTGGTGGTGGGGCTCGTGTCCCTTCAGTGGTTGGGGGAACGGCTGGAACGCATCTCCCGGGAGGGGGGGGTGGACCTGATCCTCCAGGACCGGCAGGGAGGGGTGGTCTTCCGCTCCGGGGCCCCCGAGGGCTCCCTCCGGGGACCGGTGGAACGGGGCGATCGGGGGCCCCTCCGCCTGGCTCGACCCTTCGACCGGGAGGAGGACGGGGTCCTGTACCGTTGCGGATCGGCGGAGGTGCCCGGGGTGGGGTGGCGGGCCACGGTCTGCCGATCCATGGCGGATCTGATGGCCCCCACCAGGAGGATGGAGCGGATCCTGGAGTTCCTCCTCCTGGGGGGGCTGGCCCTGGCGATCGGGGTGGCCTGGGGCATCCTGCGCTGGGTGCGGCGTCCCCTGCGCCGCCTGGAGCGCCTTTCCCAATCCCTGGCGGAGGGGAAGGTCCCGGAGGACCTGAAGTCCCCCCAGGAAGGGTTTCGGGAGATCGCCCAGGTGGAGCGGGCCTTCGAGGCCATGGTCCAGGCCATCCACCGCAGGGAGGAGGCCCTCCGGGTCAGCGAGGAGCGCTATGCCCTGGCCATGAAGGGGAGCAACGAGGGGCTGTGGGACTGGGACATCCTGGAGGGACGGCTCTACGTGTCCCCCCGGTGGAAGGAGATCCTGGGGCTGGACCCGGAGGAGCCCATGGACCGAATGGCCCAGTGGGAGGCCCGGATCTACCCGGAGGATCGGGACGAGGTGGTGGCCTCCCTGAGCGCCGCCATGGCCCAGGAGGAGATCCAGTACGACCAGACCTTCCGGATGCGCCACGGAGACGGGGAGGACAGGTGGGTCCGGTGCCGGGGGGTGGCCCGGTACGACGGGGAGGGAAACCCGGTGCGCATGGCGGGCTCCATGGGCGAGGTGACGGGGCAGGTGGAGACGGAAAAGCAGCTCCGCCTGGCGGCCAGCGTCTTCGAGAACGCCCAGGAAGGCATCCTGGTGGCGGATCGGGAGGGGACCATCCTTTCGGTGAACCGGGCTCTGTGCGGCATGACGGGCTACGCCCCCGAGGAGCTGCGGGGGCAGAACCCCCGCATCCTCAAGTCCGGGGTTCACGACGACGCCTTCTACAAAACCCTGTGGGACGCCATCCTGAACCAGGGCTCCTGGCAGGGGGAGATCTGGAATCGCCACAAGGACGGGCGGGTCTACCCGGAGTGGCTTACCATCTCGGCGGTCCGGGACTACACCGGTCGGATCCTGAACTTCGTGGGCATCACCCGGGACCTGACGGAGCGGAAGCGCTACGAGGAGCGCATCGCCCACGAGGCCACCCACGACGCCCTCACGGGGCTGCCGAACCGACGGCATTTCCTGGAGAGCCTCCAGCATCACCTGGCCCTGGCGGACCGGGCGGGAGATCTTCTGGGGGTCCTCTTCATGGACCTGGACGGTTTCAAGGGCATCAACGACACCCTGGGGCACGACGTGGGGGACCGGCTTCTCTGCGCCGTGGCGGAGAGGCTGCAGCACTGCGTCCGCGCTTCGGACCTGGTGGCTCGGATGGGAGGGGATGAGTTCACCTTCCTCCTGCCCCAGCTCCACGGCCGGGAGGACATGAAGGGGGTGGCGGGAAAGATCCTCCTCGCCTTCCGGGAACCCTTCGCCCTGGGGAAGGACACCGTCCGGGTGAGCGCCAGCATCGGGGGCGCCCTGTTCCCCCTGGACGACCGAGACCTCCAGGGACTCCTGAAGCTGGCGGACATGGCCATGTACCGCACCAAGGAAAGGGGACGAAACGGGTTCACCGGCGCGGAGGAGCTTCTGGGAAGAGAACAGGAAGCGGGGCGGGGGGTGAGGACGGATGAGGATCCTGGTAGCGGAAGATGA
- a CDS encoding response regulator, giving the protein MRILVAEDDYASRRLFLAFLAPLGPCEAVENGLDAVEAFEAALEEGSPFEGVCLDLMMPGMDGRQVLVAIRRLERQRGLSPVPVVLVSALGEEEAFRMVEGEEGVFCLSKPVDQGALLSLFSRRSF; this is encoded by the coding sequence ATGAGGATCCTGGTAGCGGAAGATGACTACGCCAGCCGGAGGCTGTTCCTGGCCTTCCTGGCACCCTTGGGTCCCTGCGAGGCGGTGGAGAACGGCCTGGACGCGGTGGAGGCCTTCGAGGCGGCCCTGGAGGAGGGCAGCCCCTTCGAGGGGGTCTGTCTGGACCTGATGATGCCGGGGATGGACGGTCGCCAGGTTTTGGTGGCCATCCGGCGCCTGGAGAGGCAGCGGGGGCTTTCCCCCGTGCCGGTGGTGCTGGTCTCCGCCCTGGGGGAGGAGGAGGCCTTCCGGATGGTGGAGGGGGAGGAAGGGGTGTTCTGCCTGTCCAAACCCGTGGACCAGGGAGCCCTTCTGAGCCTGTTCTCCCGCAGGAGCTTCTGA
- a CDS encoding PAS domain-containing hybrid sensor histidine kinase/response regulator, producing MSSRLPSEKSRRFRSLFLAAEHNPSAIVITDAAGRIEYVNPRFQELTGYTAEDVLGKTPRVLQSGLHDRGFYEELWGTLARGEVWKGEFCNRRKTGELYWESAAIAPVRDRKGVVANYVAVKEDVTESKVLREELLRAKEDAETANEAKSVFLASMSHEIRTPMNGILGMLELLRQTDLDPQQEEYLRIVRESAQTLMHFLNQVLEYSRLQANRTELESLDFDLMCTVGPLFELFALRAREKGLETVLDLDPQVPPRVRGDPLRLRQILTNLLDNALKFTEKGWIALSIRRFPPEDGGLWLEFGVVDTGIGIPREKRHRIFQGFGQLDRSTTRRYGGSGLGLAIVRQMVSLWGGFLSLESEEGKGSSFHVRLPFLPAGPAPSREAPEEGEGRILPDPPLPLRLDALLVEGHPVSQRLVAALFARRGWNLDLVPGGEEAMEAVREKDYDLILLDVDLPGMDGLETVRRLRRRLKRPRPVPLVALTAQDLPEERKRGLEAGFDAWVTKPLRVRELLVVLSRLLTGDPEGEVVDREADPGDRG from the coding sequence ATGTCCTCCCGACTCCCCTCGGAGAAGAGCCGACGTTTCCGGAGCCTCTTCCTGGCGGCGGAACACAACCCCAGCGCCATCGTCATCACCGATGCGGCGGGGCGGATCGAGTACGTGAACCCCCGTTTCCAGGAGCTCACGGGGTACACGGCGGAGGATGTGCTGGGCAAGACCCCCCGGGTCCTCCAGTCGGGGCTCCACGATCGAGGCTTCTACGAGGAGCTTTGGGGAACCCTGGCCCGGGGAGAGGTGTGGAAGGGGGAATTCTGCAACCGCAGGAAGACGGGGGAACTCTACTGGGAGAGCGCCGCCATCGCCCCGGTGCGGGACCGGAAGGGAGTCGTGGCGAACTACGTGGCGGTGAAGGAGGACGTCACGGAAAGCAAGGTCCTTCGGGAAGAGCTGCTCCGGGCCAAGGAGGACGCGGAGACGGCCAACGAGGCAAAGAGCGTCTTCCTGGCCTCCATGAGCCACGAGATCCGCACCCCCATGAACGGCATCCTGGGCATGCTGGAGCTGCTTCGGCAGACCGATCTGGACCCCCAGCAGGAGGAGTACCTGCGCATCGTCCGGGAATCCGCCCAGACGCTGATGCACTTTCTGAACCAGGTCCTGGAGTACTCCCGCCTTCAGGCGAACCGGACGGAGCTGGAGTCCCTGGACTTCGACCTGATGTGCACCGTGGGTCCCCTCTTCGAGCTCTTCGCCCTGCGCGCCCGGGAGAAGGGACTGGAGACGGTCCTGGACCTGGACCCCCAGGTTCCCCCGAGGGTTCGGGGAGACCCTCTGAGGCTGCGGCAGATCCTCACGAACCTGTTGGACAACGCCCTCAAGTTCACCGAAAAGGGATGGATCGCCCTCTCCATCCGTCGCTTTCCCCCCGAGGACGGGGGACTGTGGCTGGAATTCGGGGTGGTGGACACGGGGATCGGCATCCCCCGGGAGAAACGCCACCGCATCTTCCAGGGGTTCGGGCAGCTGGACCGGAGCACCACGAGGCGTTACGGGGGGTCCGGGCTGGGTCTGGCCATCGTGCGGCAGATGGTGTCCCTCTGGGGCGGTTTCCTCAGTTTGGAAAGCGAGGAGGGGAAGGGCAGCTCTTTCCACGTGCGCCTTCCCTTCCTCCCGGCGGGGCCTGCCCCGTCCCGGGAAGCCCCGGAGGAGGGGGAGGGGAGGATTCTCCCGGATCCCCCCCTGCCCCTTCGGCTGGACGCGCTTTTGGTGGAGGGGCATCCCGTCAGCCAGAGGCTGGTGGCGGCCCTGTTCGCAAGGCGGGGTTGGAACCTGGACCTGGTCCCCGGGGGGGAGGAGGCCATGGAGGCGGTGCGGGAAAAGGACTACGACCTGATCCTCCTGGACGTGGACCTGCCGGGGATGGACGGCCTCGAAACGGTCCGAAGGCTTCGCCGTCGGCTAAAGAGGCCCCGGCCGGTCCCCCTGGTGGCCCTTACCGCCCAGGACCTCCCGGAGGAGAGGAAGCGGGGGCTGGAGGCGGGGTTTGACGCCTGGGTGACCAAGCCCCTTCGGGTGCGGGAACTCCTGGTGGTCCTTTCGCGGCTTTTGACCGGTGATCCGGAGGGGGAGGTGGTGGACCGTGAAGCGGATCCTGGTGATCGAGGATGA
- a CDS encoding response regulator, whose protein sequence is MKRILVIEDDDSVRKLIRRILEGAGYTVLEAPDGVQGVQVYREQRPDLVLTDIFMPGKEGLETILELGLLDPEVRIIAVSGGGNMGILNPLPMAAKLGALRTLSKPFSGKELVDLVEEIFPRP, encoded by the coding sequence GTGAAGCGGATCCTGGTGATCGAGGATGACGATTCGGTGCGGAAGCTGATCCGCCGGATCCTGGAGGGGGCGGGCTACACGGTCCTGGAGGCCCCCGACGGGGTCCAGGGGGTCCAGGTGTACCGGGAGCAGCGTCCCGACCTGGTGCTGACGGACATCTTCATGCCCGGGAAGGAGGGGCTGGAGACCATCCTGGAACTGGGGCTCCTGGACCCGGAGGTGCGGATCATCGCCGTCTCCGGGGGGGGCAACATGGGGATCCTCAACCCCCTGCCCATGGCGGCGAAGCTGGGGGCGCTGCGGACCCTTTCGAAGCCCTTCAGCGGCAAGGAGCTGGTGGACCTGGTGGAGGAGATCTTTCCCCGGCCCTGA
- a CDS encoding DMT family transporter: protein MQGAADRGRPGEGIDLSCLHGGAVVLAACLWGTLGPMGRLAYENGATPATISLVRGLVACGLVGGWAFLRCPSALRFRREEVPELAAYGLFGMALLYVGYNLAVVRIPVGVAVLLFYTSPLWVILGTVLLRKERLTPLRGLALLLGLGGVWFAVGGRSALSGHLDLLGVLGALASGASYAVYVLGGRYGLGRTEPFRMFLQAFLWGTGALLVYGAVFGGAKVLASVRPAGWGVMVYMGALPTVGGYALLLWALRKVPSTVASLVSMSEIAFALLWAWLILGEVPSRGALQGGALIVASVALLSLEGRFGEAV, encoded by the coding sequence ATGCAGGGGGCGGCGGATCGGGGCCGCCCGGGGGAGGGAATCGATCTGTCCTGTTTGCATGGAGGGGCGGTGGTCCTGGCGGCCTGCCTCTGGGGAACCTTGGGGCCCATGGGACGGCTGGCCTACGAGAACGGGGCCACCCCGGCGACCATCTCCCTGGTGAGGGGCTTGGTGGCCTGCGGTCTGGTGGGGGGGTGGGCCTTTCTGCGGTGCCCTTCCGCCCTGCGCTTCCGTCGGGAGGAGGTCCCGGAGCTGGCGGCCTACGGCCTGTTCGGCATGGCGCTGCTCTACGTGGGGTACAACCTGGCGGTGGTGCGCATCCCCGTGGGAGTGGCGGTGCTGCTGTTCTACACCTCTCCCCTCTGGGTGATCCTGGGGACGGTCCTCCTGCGGAAGGAGCGTCTCACCCCCTTGAGGGGGCTGGCTCTGCTTCTGGGGTTGGGGGGGGTCTGGTTCGCCGTGGGGGGACGGAGCGCCCTCTCGGGGCATCTGGATCTCCTGGGGGTCCTGGGAGCCCTGGCCAGCGGAGCCTCCTACGCGGTGTACGTCTTGGGGGGGCGGTACGGCCTGGGGAGGACGGAGCCCTTCCGCATGTTCCTCCAGGCTTTTCTCTGGGGCACCGGAGCCCTGCTGGTCTACGGGGCCGTCTTTGGGGGGGCGAAGGTCCTGGCGTCGGTGCGCCCCGCGGGGTGGGGGGTCATGGTCTACATGGGGGCCCTCCCCACCGTGGGGGGCTACGCCCTGCTTCTGTGGGCCCTCCGCAAGGTCCCCTCCACCGTGGCCTCCCTGGTCTCCATGTCCGAGATCGCCTTCGCCCTCCTCTGGGCCTGGCTGATCCTGGGGGAGGTGCCCTCCCGGGGGGCCCTGCAGGGAGGGGCTCTCATCGTGGCCTCCGTGGCGCTCTTGTCCCTGGAGGGGCGTTTCGGGGAGGCTGTCTGA
- the sdaAB gene encoding L-serine ammonia-lyase, iron-sulfur-dependent subunit beta, translating to MALEEIIGPVMVGPSSSHTAGAVRLGNLARLCWGRPVTEVDLYLRGSFAATFWGHGTDRALLAGLLGLRPDDESLRESFRLASERGLRFRLHAERADGAHPNSVRFVFRGEDGRTLEVIGASMGGGAVELQSVDGFQLRATGAFPTLVTFHRDEPGVIAAVSALLAEGGLNIASMNVHRQGRGAKAAMVLELDGAPDGALLARLEACHPGLERLLVLPGPEGEV from the coding sequence ATGGCCCTGGAGGAGATCATCGGTCCCGTGATGGTGGGGCCTTCGTCCAGCCACACCGCGGGGGCCGTGCGCCTGGGCAATCTGGCTCGGCTCTGCTGGGGGCGTCCGGTGACGGAAGTGGACCTGTACCTGCGGGGGAGCTTCGCCGCCACCTTCTGGGGGCACGGCACCGATCGGGCCCTGCTGGCGGGGCTGCTGGGGCTGCGCCCCGACGACGAATCCCTGCGGGAGTCCTTCCGCCTGGCCTCCGAACGGGGGCTGCGCTTTCGGCTCCACGCGGAGCGGGCCGACGGGGCGCACCCCAACTCGGTGCGCTTCGTCTTCCGGGGGGAGGACGGAAGGACCCTGGAGGTCATCGGAGCCTCCATGGGGGGCGGAGCGGTGGAGCTTCAGAGCGTGGACGGGTTCCAGCTCCGCGCCACCGGGGCCTTCCCCACCCTGGTCACCTTCCACCGGGACGAACCGGGGGTAATCGCCGCGGTGAGCGCCCTGCTGGCGGAGGGGGGGCTGAACATCGCCTCCATGAACGTACACCGCCAGGGCCGGGGCGCCAAGGCCGCCATGGTGCTGGAACTGGACGGAGCCCCGGACGGGGCGCTTCTGGCGCGCCTGGAGGCCTGTCACCCCGGACTGGAGAGGCTGCTGGTCCTGCCCGGGCCGGAGGGAGAAGTCTGA
- the sdaAA gene encoding L-serine ammonia-lyase, iron-sulfur-dependent, subunit alpha: MRSFEAILARCREGLSLPEAVLALEEEERGIPAAEVRERMRRRLEDLEASVRGVEEHPARGRLVGGEAERMEAYLREGSPLSGPFTAQASALALKVATGNAAMRRIVAAPTAGSCGILPGVLVAYRRTFAPSEEELLAALVVAGAVGSVVAERATLAGAEGGCQAECGAAAAMAASALAVLRGGSPEDGVHAAALVLQSVLGLVCDPVAGLVEVPCVLRNGSLVGLAVLGADLALSGIRSLIPPDEVVDALGSVGRALPASLRETSRGGLAVTPTGAALARRLASEAPRLEG, encoded by the coding sequence ATGCGATCCTTCGAGGCGATCCTGGCCCGGTGTCGGGAGGGACTGTCCCTGCCCGAGGCGGTGCTGGCCCTGGAGGAGGAGGAGCGGGGGATCCCGGCGGCGGAGGTGCGGGAGCGGATGCGTCGTCGCTTGGAGGACCTGGAGGCTTCGGTGCGGGGGGTGGAGGAGCATCCCGCCCGGGGGCGGCTGGTGGGGGGGGAGGCGGAACGGATGGAGGCCTACCTTCGGGAGGGCAGCCCCCTCTCCGGGCCCTTCACCGCCCAGGCTTCGGCCCTGGCGCTCAAGGTGGCCACGGGGAACGCCGCCATGAGGCGCATCGTGGCGGCCCCCACCGCGGGAAGCTGCGGCATCCTGCCGGGGGTCCTGGTGGCGTACCGCCGAACCTTCGCCCCCTCGGAGGAGGAGCTGCTGGCGGCCCTGGTGGTCGCCGGGGCGGTGGGGTCCGTGGTGGCGGAGCGGGCCACCCTGGCGGGGGCGGAAGGGGGCTGCCAGGCAGAGTGCGGCGCCGCCGCCGCCATGGCCGCTTCGGCCCTGGCGGTCCTCCGGGGAGGCTCCCCGGAGGACGGGGTCCACGCTGCCGCCCTGGTGCTCCAGTCCGTCCTGGGATTGGTCTGCGACCCCGTGGCGGGGCTGGTGGAGGTGCCCTGCGTGCTGCGCAACGGGTCCCTGGTGGGCCTGGCGGTGCTGGGGGCGGACCTGGCCCTGTCGGGGATCCGGTCCCTCATCCCCCCCGACGAGGTGGTGGATGCCCTGGGGAGCGTGGGGCGGGCCCTGCCCGCGTCCCTTCGGGAGACCTCCCGGGGGGGGCTTGCGGTCACCCCCACGGGGGCGGCCCTCGCCCGACGCCTCGCCTCCGAGGCGCCCCGGCTGGAGGGGTAG
- a CDS encoding response regulator has protein sequence MTELSIGVLDDDRGILYTLEAMGRSQGWTMSVTSDAEVALGWVAEGALDLMLVDYHMPQMSGAEFLRRARKLSKTVVLLGLTVEERLEIAQEMLEAGADDFVTKPVKLADFAARIHLHASLARMKEAALSATPKHIHHDTLERVLAALRSFRARDHRPTSQEVAAETGLSYPTVRRYLEFLSSRKQVEQAVVYQDGRPGRPLYTYRLLDEG, from the coding sequence GTGACGGAGCTTTCCATCGGGGTACTGGACGACGATCGGGGCATCCTCTACACCCTGGAGGCCATGGGGCGCAGCCAGGGCTGGACCATGAGCGTCACCAGCGATGCGGAGGTCGCCCTGGGCTGGGTGGCCGAAGGGGCCTTGGACCTGATGCTGGTGGACTACCACATGCCCCAGATGAGCGGGGCGGAGTTCCTGCGCCGGGCTCGGAAGCTCTCCAAGACGGTGGTGCTGCTGGGCCTGACGGTGGAGGAGCGACTGGAGATCGCCCAGGAGATGCTGGAGGCGGGGGCGGACGACTTCGTCACCAAGCCCGTGAAGCTGGCGGACTTCGCCGCCCGGATCCATCTGCACGCCTCCCTGGCCCGGATGAAGGAGGCCGCCCTGTCCGCCACGCCGAAACACATCCACCACGACACCCTGGAACGGGTGCTCGCGGCCCTGCGGAGCTTCCGCGCCCGGGACCACCGCCCCACCTCCCAGGAGGTGGCGGCGGAGACGGGGCTCTCCTACCCCACGGTGCGCCGGTACCTGGAGTTCCTCTCCTCCCGCAAGCAGGTGGAACAGGCGGTGGTCTACCAGGACGGCCGCCCCGGGAGACCCCTGTACACCTACCGGCTCCTGGACGAGGGGTGA